The following are encoded in a window of Chloroflexota bacterium genomic DNA:
- the rny gene encoding ribonuclease Y has translation MNDVLVSVMLGLAVGLLGFVLGYLVRQYTARTKIRLMREQAEEMLAQAKTRLQEAELEAKAMALKMRDEVEREAKRRRAELERQERRLQQRRVSFDRRADDLEERSRKLEAREKQLEQQRNELEQLRRKELAELQRIANLNLEEAKELLLQRVANEARQDMARVIREVEEQAREEAERKAREIITLAIQRVASDQVAETTVSSVALPSDEMKGRIIGRGGRNIRTIENATGVDLLIDDTPEAVTLSSFDPVRREIARVALNKLILDGRIHPARIEKVVKKAQQEVEAIIEEEGERAAYETGVHGLHPELIKLLGQLKYRTSYGQNVLMHSIETAHLAGIMAAELGANVALAKEGGLLHDIGKAVSHEAEGSHARIGAEIAQRFGRPAEVVNAIAAHHCEEEFVTLEAVLVQAADAISGARPGARRETLESYIKRVESLEKLADSFAGVEKSYAIQAGREIRIIVKPDEIDDLGIITLSRDIAKKVEESLEYPGQIKVTVIRETRAVDYAK, from the coding sequence ATGAACGACGTACTAGTGAGTGTCATGCTAGGCCTGGCAGTAGGCCTATTGGGATTTGTGCTGGGATATCTGGTTCGGCAGTATACTGCCCGGACTAAGATACGCTTGATGCGCGAACAAGCGGAGGAGATGCTAGCGCAAGCCAAGACCCGTCTTCAAGAGGCCGAACTGGAAGCCAAGGCAATGGCTCTGAAGATGAGGGATGAGGTAGAGCGAGAAGCAAAGCGACGGCGTGCTGAATTGGAAAGGCAGGAACGCCGGCTACAACAGCGTAGGGTGAGCTTTGATCGCAGGGCAGATGACCTGGAGGAACGTTCGCGTAAGTTAGAGGCCCGCGAGAAACAGTTGGAACAGCAACGGAATGAACTGGAGCAGTTACGAAGAAAAGAGCTGGCGGAGCTGCAACGCATCGCCAATCTCAATCTGGAAGAAGCCAAGGAACTCCTCTTGCAAAGGGTTGCCAACGAGGCACGTCAAGACATGGCCCGTGTGATCAGAGAGGTAGAGGAACAAGCCCGCGAAGAGGCGGAACGTAAGGCACGCGAAATCATCACTTTGGCCATTCAGCGTGTAGCCTCAGATCAAGTTGCGGAGACGACTGTATCCAGCGTGGCGCTGCCCAGCGACGAAATGAAAGGACGTATCATTGGCCGAGGCGGACGCAACATCCGCACGATAGAGAACGCGACAGGCGTGGATTTGCTCATTGATGATACGCCGGAAGCCGTTACGCTGTCCAGCTTTGACCCGGTGCGACGTGAGATTGCCCGTGTTGCGCTGAACAAACTTATTCTTGATGGACGAATTCACCCCGCTCGCATCGAAAAAGTGGTGAAGAAGGCCCAACAGGAAGTTGAGGCTATCATCGAAGAAGAGGGCGAGCGCGCCGCCTATGAGACTGGAGTCCATGGCTTGCATCCAGAACTGATTAAATTGCTCGGACAACTGAAATACCGCACGAGTTACGGCCAGAATGTGCTCATGCATTCCATCGAAACGGCGCACCTGGCTGGTATCATGGCAGCCGAGTTAGGTGCCAATGTGGCTCTGGCTAAGGAAGGCGGGTTGTTACACGATATTGGCAAGGCAGTGAGCCATGAGGCGGAAGGTTCTCATGCCCGTATCGGTGCTGAGATTGCACAACGATTCGGCCGACCAGCGGAGGTGGTGAACGCAATTGCTGCCCATCACTGCGAGGAAGAGTTTGTTACACTCGAAGCAGTTCTGGTCCAGGCAGCGGATGCTATCTCTGGTGCACGCCCTGGTGCGCGACGCGAAACTCTGGAAAGTTACATCAAGCGTGTCGAATCCTTGGAAAAACTAGCTGATTCCTTTGCTGGCGTTGAAAAATCCTACGCTATACAGGCCGGACGCGAGATCCGTATCATCGTGAAACCAGACGAGATCGATGACCTGGGCATTATCACCCTTTCCAGAGACATTGCCAAAAAAGTCGAGGAAAGTCTGGAGTACCCGGGACAGATCAAAGTCACCGTTATCAGAGAGACAAGGGCTGTTGATTATGCCAAGTGA
- a CDS encoding stage V sporulation protein S, whose product MDILKVSAKSRSTAVAGAIAGVIRESGYAEVQAIGAGAVNQAVKAVAIARGYLAEDGIDIVCIPSFTEVTIGDQERTAIKFIVQKR is encoded by the coding sequence ATGGATATCCTCAAAGTATCGGCCAAATCCAGGTCTACAGCAGTTGCAGGCGCCATTGCCGGCGTAATTAGAGAGAGCGGGTACGCAGAGGTCCAAGCTATTGGGGCAGGAGCGGTGAATCAAGCTGTCAAAGCAGTGGCCATCGCTCGCGGCTACCTGGCTGAGGATGGAATTGACATTGTCTGCATTCCATCCTTCACAGAAGTAACCATCGGTGACCAGGAAAGAACCGCAATTAAGTTCATTGTGCAAAAGCGATGA
- a CDS encoding PHP domain-containing protein — MSCGQVDLHVHTTASDGQLSPAEVVHRALELGLTAIGITDHDTTEGIAEALEAARGTCLEVIPGVEISAEMPRSEVHVLGYYVAYRDPILCQKLALFRELRLKRAQRIISKLAQMGIPLDWERIQQIAGAGAIGRPHIARAMLEKGYVSSIDEAFDLYISRGGPAYVKRPKLSPVEAVQTILAAQGLPVLAHPLSISHLVPELVAHGLVGLEVYYPAYTPDETDFLLQLAAKYSLLVTGGTDFHGEDMPTSSKLGEVMVPQSVVENLRAYYQCHRARAPN, encoded by the coding sequence ATGAGCTGTGGCCAAGTCGACCTCCATGTGCATACAACCGCGTCTGACGGTCAGCTCTCTCCTGCGGAGGTAGTGCACAGGGCGCTTGAACTTGGCTTGACAGCCATTGGCATCACCGACCATGACACCACGGAAGGAATCGCAGAGGCGCTGGAGGCAGCCCGAGGCACTTGCTTGGAGGTCATCCCCGGCGTAGAGATCAGCGCGGAGATGCCTCGCTCTGAGGTGCATGTCTTGGGATATTATGTGGCTTACAGGGATCCCATCCTCTGCCAAAAATTGGCTCTGTTCCGTGAATTGCGCCTGAAGCGGGCGCAGAGGATCATATCCAAGTTAGCTCAGATGGGCATACCCCTGGATTGGGAGAGAATCCAGCAAATTGCTGGTGCGGGCGCTATTGGGCGCCCGCACATTGCGCGGGCCATGTTAGAAAAGGGCTATGTTTCCTCTATTGATGAGGCGTTCGATTTGTACATTAGTCGGGGTGGCCCGGCCTACGTAAAACGCCCCAAACTCTCACCAGTGGAAGCCGTACAGACTATCCTCGCCGCACAGGGACTACCCGTTCTGGCTCATCCATTGTCTATAAGCCACCTAGTACCAGAGCTAGTAGCTCACGGCCTGGTAGGCCTGGAAGTATATTATCCAGCCTATACCCCTGATGAGACGGATTTCTTGCTCCAGTTGGCCGCAAAGTATAGCTTGCTGGTAACGGGGGGAACTGATTTTCATGGCGAGGACATGCCAACCAGCAGCAAACTGGGTGAAGTTATGGTTCCACAATCAGTGGTCGAAAATCTCCGCGCCTATTACCAGTGTCACCGTGCCAGGGCTCCAAACTAA